The genomic region CGCCTGTGAAGACATCCGTGTCCATGCCGCCGGAGAAATGCTTGCCGGTGGACGAGATCACGATCACCCGCGCACGGGCATTCTGGTCGATGTCGTGGATGATTTCCGGCAGTTCGTTCCAGAACGCCTTGTTCATTGTGTTCAGCGCCTCGGGCCGGTTCATCCGGATGTGGGCAATCTTGTCTTCGATGGTGACTTCAAAACACTCGTAGGCCATGCGTTTCCTCCTGTTTGGAGGGAACCTTAGCAGCGGGCCCCGGCCCGGCCAGACATGACGGAGGGTCAGCCCCGAAAGCTCAGGCTGTGACGGCTTCGGCCCGGTTCGGCCGCATCAGCAGGCGGACAATGGCTTCGTCCACGCTGATCTCGCCTTCGATCACGGCGGCGACGGCATCGCAGATGGGCATTTCCACGCCGTGTTCCGCCGCCAGTTTCCGCAGGACGGGCGCGGTTGCGACGCCCTCGGTCACGGCGTTGCGCGCCCCCATGATGCTTTCCAGAGACTCGCCTTTGCCGAGCGCCATGCCGCAGCTCATGTTGCGGCTGGTTTCCGACGAGCAGGTCAGCACAAGGTCGCCGAGGCCCGAGAGGCCCGCCAGCGTTTCCCGCTCCGCGCCGAGCTTCAGGGCAAGCCGTGTCATCTCCGCGCTGCCGCGCGCGATCAGGGCTGCATGGGCCGACCTGCCGAGCCCTTTGCCGAGCGCGATGCCGCAGGCGATGGCCAGCACGTTCTTCACGGCGCCGCCGACTTCCGCGCCCAGAAGGTCATGACCGAGATAGGGGCGGAATGTTGGGGTCGAGATCGCGGCGATCAGTTCCGCGCCGAGCTTCTCGTCCTCAATCGCAAAGGTCACCGCCGTCGGCAGGCCCTGCGCGACGTCGATGGCGAAGCTTGGGCCGGACATGACGGCAGGCACGGCCTCCGGCAGCTCGGATTTCAGCACCTCGGTCATGAACTCGCCCGTCGCAAGCTCAATCCCCTTGGAGCAGAGCACGACCGGCGTGCCGGGCTTCAGCGTGCCTTTCAGCGCCTTCAGCGTGGCGCGGGTGTGCTGGGCAGGCGCGACGGCAAAGACGGCGTCCATGCCGGCGAGGTCTGCCAGCTCGCTCGTCGCCTTCAGGGCAGGCTTCAGCGCGACGCCGGGCAGGAAGATGGTGTTCTCGTGCGTGGTATTGATGGCCTCGGCGACGTCCGTCTCGCGGCACCAGATCAGCACATCCTGCCCCTCGCGGGTCAGCATCTGTGCGATGGCGGTGCCCCAGGCCCCGCCACCGATCACGCCGAACTTCTTGAAATGCGTTGTCATGCCCGGAAATTGGGCCAAACCGTCACTCTGGGCAAGCCGCCGCTGTCACTGCAGCGATCAGGCGAAGTCGAACGTGCCGGTTTCGCCTTCCACCGTGATCTTCACATCGCGTCCAACGGGGCTGGCATCCTCGCGCAGCACGGCGAGCGCGGCCGGGCTGGCATTGGCGAGGGCGCGGCGGCCATCCGGCAGGCGGGCGAAGATGATGCCCTTGTTCGGGCCTTCCTTGCCGTGCGTGACGGTGAAGGTTTCGAGCTTGGCGGCACAATCCTCTGAGCACACATCAATTTCTTCGGCCGGCCGGGCATAGCGGGCGACGGGTGTGAACTCAGCCGGTTTGGCCGTCGAGTAAACGCCGACGGCTTCCTTGGTCATCCAGCCGCCATTGGCGAGGACAAGACCAAAGGCGCCCGCATCGCCGCGCAGCTTCGCGACCATTTCAGCAATTCCGTGCAGGGAGTAATTGTTGCCCGGACCGCCAAAGAAGGGCAGGCCGCCGGTCAGCGTCAGCGGACGCTTGTCGGTTTTCCAGTCGACGCCAAGCGCCTGCGTCGAGGAGAACACGGCGCAAGGGAAGCAGGAATAAAGATCGAAGTGTGCCATGTCGGCAGACGTCTTGCCGGACTGTTCCAGCGCGCGGGAGATCGCTGCGTCCATCGCGAAGGAGCCATCCAGCCGCGGGCGGACGGAGATGAAATCGTCCGAGCCTTCACCGGCGCCGTGCAGGTAGACACGCTTGTCTTCCGCGATGCCGAGTTCGTCGGCCTTGGACGAACTCATCACGATGGCGGCAGCGCCTTGGTTCACGGCGTCCTGCGCGATGAACCATTTCAGGAATGGGTCGGCATATTCGTAGTTCGCCTTGGACGGCGTGGACAGGAACTCGACCAAATGCTCGACCGGGAACTGGGACCATGGGTTCTTCGCCGCAACGGCCGTGAAAGGCTGGAACAGTTCGGCCATTGCCTTGCGATGTTCGCTGCGCGAGCGGCCTTCGCGGGCAGCGATGGCATTTTCGAACATGGCGTAGAAATAGGCCGGGGCAACGATGCCGTGCTTGATCTCTTCGCGGCTCAGCATCATCGGGCCGGTGCCGCGATCTTCGTATTCCGCGTCTGCGCTGTCAGCCCAGTTGATGTCCACGCCATGGCGGCGGGCACCCTTGGAGGCGCGGTTGGCTTCGGAGCCCGAGATCAGCGCGCATTCGATTTCGCCCTCGAAGACCTTCGCGGCCATCTCGTTGACGAGCGCCTGCGGGCTTTGTCCGCCGACCGTTTCGTAGATGAGGTTGGCAGGGGCAGCGCCAATGTCGCGCGCCAGCGTGCCGGGCAGGTTCGTATTGTGACCGTGCGGGTGCGGGGCGCCGCGCACGGAGTCCTCGAAGATGCGAACCACGGCGAGTGTGTCGATGGCGCTTGCGATGCCTGCGGCGCCGGTGTCGGCAAGGGCGGCCTTGGACGCGTCCGCCATCAGCGACAGCGGGGAAGGAGCCCCGGCTGCACCGGCAGAGCCGTCCCACTGGCTGAGGCTTTGACCCACGCCGACTAGAACAGGAAGATCCCCTTTGGCCATCGTTCGCTCCCGAATATAATTATGCCTGATCCCTGCTTATCGCGGGATCAGGCAGGATTCGAGATGGGACGCCGGGGAAACCCCTTAGGGCAATTTCAGGATGCTTCTGCCGGTGCGCGCGACAGGGTGAAGCCCTTATAGTCATTCGCAGCGACATCGTCGCAGACTTCCCGGTAAACACCGACGCCGCCGACATAGGGCATGAACACCCGTGGCTTGCCGGGCACGTTGGCGCCGAGATACCAGGAATTTGCCTGCAGGTAGAGCGTTTCGGATGCGACCTCATTCACATGGGCCACCCATTCGGCTTCGGCTTCCGGGGTCGCTTCCACCACGGTCAGCTGCCGGTCGCCCAGATCGTGGATACAGTCTGCAATCCAGTCCACATGCTGTTCGATGGACACGATCATGTTGGACAGCACTGACGGGCTGCCGGGCCCGGTGATCATGAACATGTTCGGGAAGCCGGAGACGGAGAGACCCAGATAGGTCAACGGACCGGCGGCCCATTTGTCCTTCAGCTTCAGGCCGTCCCGGCCGCGAATATCTATCCGCTCCAGCGAGCCGGTCATGGCATCGAAGCCGATGGCATAGATCAGCACGTCGAACTCAAAGTCGCGCTCGCTGGTGCGCAGGCCGGTTTCCGTGATGGTTTCGATGGGCGATTTGTTGAGGTCGATCAGGTGGACATTGTCCTGGTTGTAGACCTCGAAATAGCCGGTATCGACAACCAGCCGCTTCGTGCCGAAGGGGTAGGTCTTCGGAATGAGCAGGTCTGCCGTCTCAGGGTCCTTCACGATTTCCCGTACTTTGCCGGAAACAAAATCCGCCAGGAATTTGTTGGCCGCCGGATCGACGCCGGTATCGGCATAAGGTGCGCCGACGCAGAAGCCGCCCTTCGCCCAGCGCCGCTCGAATTCGCGAAGGCGATCTTCTTCCGTTTGTTCTACCGCCAGGTCTTCGGTCGGTTCCAGCGTCACGATGCCGATGCCGGATTCGCGCTGCTGCTGGCGATAGTCTTCACGGTTTGCCAGCCAGTCTTCCCGCACGGCCGGATCGAGCGGGCCGTTGTGGGCAGGCACGCTGTAGTTCGGGGTGCGCTGGAACACGAAGAGCTCGCCGACCTGCGGCGCGATTGTCGTGATTGTCTGGATGCCGGACGAGCCGGTGCCGATGATGCCAACCCGCTTGCCGGAGAGATCGACGTCCTCGGGCCAGGTCGCGGTGCTGAGGGTCAGGCCTTTGAAGTTTCCTGCGCCCGGAATGTCGGGGGTCTTGGCCGAGGAGAGGCAGCCGGTCGCCATGACACAATAGCGTGACTCGATGGTGTCGCCATGGTCCGTCATGATCCGCCATAGTCCGGCCTGGTCATCGTATCGTGCGGACTCGACACGGGTATTGAGGCTGATGTCACGGCGCAGGTCGAACCGGTCGGCGATGTGATTGGCATAGTCCAGCAGCTCGCCCTGAGGCGCGTAGCGCTCGGACCACTTCCATTCTTCCTCCAGTTCCCTGGAGAAGGAGAAGGAATATTCCTGGCTCTCGATATCCACGCGGGCGCCGGGATAACGGTTCCAGAACCAGGTCCCGCCGACGCCGCTGCCGGCCTCGAAGACGTGCGCGTTCAATCCCATTCCGCGCAGCCTGTGCAGCATGTACATGCCGCCGAACCCGGCTCCGACGATCACGGCATCATATTTCGTTGTTTTGGCAGGTATTTTTCCTGCACCGGCACCTTTGGCTTCCGGCATTGTGTTTCCTCCCGCTGCTCTAGAGCGAGTTGGAATTTATCACATGATTCAATCTTTGGAGCCTGTCACGCGAGGGCAGCCTGATCAGAGCAGGTCGTCGCGGCCCGTTTCGCGCAAGGAAGAGACGACCTTGCCGACATCCTGCGTCCGGTCCTTCGACGCCACGAGGATGCGCCCGCCTTCCACGACGACGCACAGATCCTTCACCCCGACCAGCGCAACCATGTGATCGGGATCCGACAGGACCGTGCAGCCCTCCGCATCAATCGAGACAGGCGGGTTTGTGTTGTCCTGCTTGCGGATCGCGCCGATCATGCCCCAGGTGCCGATATCGTTCCATTGGCAGTCCAGCGGCGCATAGATTGCGGCCTTGGACGTCTGCTCCATTACGGCATAATCGACGGAAGTGGAGCGGACGGCCATGAAGCATTCCGGGTCCAGCAGGATGTTGCCTTCCGGCCTGCTGGCGGCTTCCAGCGCGGCGGAGGCGGCGTCCAGAATGTCCGGCGCATGGTTTTCCAGCTCGTCGATCATCAGTGAAGCCGGGAACAGGAAGATGCCGGCATTCCAGCTGAATGCGGGATCGGCGATATATTTCATCGCGGTTTCAGCGTTCGGCTTTTCCTTGAATTCGGTCACCGTGTAGAGCGACCCGCCGATGGTTTCACCGCGCTGGATGTAGCCGAAGCCGGTTTCGGGCCGGTCGGGCTTGATGCCGAAAGTGGTGATGTAGCCGGACTTGGCCATGCGGGCGGCCTCGGTCACGGCGGCGACAAAGACGTCCGGCTGGCCGATGAAATGGTCCGACGGCAAGAGCAGGGCGAGCCCGTCCGGATCCTGCTCGGCAATGTGGCGCGCCGCGACGGCTGCAACCGCCGCTGTATTGCGAGCCATGGGTTCGAGGATCACGGCCCCGGCTTCCACGCCGATGTCAGCCAGCTGCTCCCGGACGAGGCCAGCATAGCGCTGGTTGGAAATCACGACCGGCGGGGCAAAGTCTTCGCCCTTCAGACGCAGGACCGTGTCCTGGAACACGGTCTTGTCGGTCACAAGGCGGTGGAACTGCTTTGGGTGTGCCTGCACGGATACCGGCCAGAGGCGCGTGCCCGCGCCGCCGCACATGATTACGGGATAAATCCGCATGATCTTCCTTTCGCCGTCCCCAGCCCTGACCCAATACCGGCCGCCGCCTGGTGATCAGGCGCCGAGGAAGCCGTTCTCCCGAAGGTAGTCCAGGATTTCCTCGGCAGCGTCATCAGGGCTCCGGTCCACCGTGTCAATCCGCAGCTCCGGATTTACAGGCGGTTCGTAAGGGCTCGATATACCGGTGAAATTCTTGATCTCTCCTGAACGCGCCTTCTTGTACAGGCCTTTGACGTCCCGTTGCTCGGCAACATCCAGCGGCGTGTCGACATGGATCTCGATGAATTCGCCCTCGGCCATCAGGTTGCGCGCCATCTGACGCTCTGCCCGGAAGGGGGAGATGAAGGAGACGAGCGTGATCAGGCCCGCATCGGACATCAGCCTGGCGACGTTCGAAACACGGCGGATGTTTTCCACGCGGTCCACATCGGTGAAGCCGAGGTCGCGGTTCAGGCCGTGACGGACATTGTCGCCGTCCAGCGTGAAGGTGTGCTTGCCAAGCGCGAAGAGGCGCTTCTGCAGGGCGTTCGCGATTGTCGACTTGCCGGAGCCTGAAAGGCCCGTGAACCAGAGCACCGCCGGCCGCTGGCCTTTCTGCTCGGCCAGCGCATTGCGGTCGACATCCATGGCCTGCCAGTGGATGTTCGAGGCGCGGCGCAGGGCAAAGTCGATCAGGCCGAGGCCAACCGTGTCATTGGTCATCCGGTCGATCAGGATAAAGCCGCCGAGGTTGCGGTTGACGTCATAGGGATCGAACGTGATCGGCT from uncultured Hyphomonas sp. harbors:
- a CDS encoding NAD(P)H-dependent glycerol-3-phosphate dehydrogenase encodes the protein MTTHFKKFGVIGGGAWGTAIAQMLTREGQDVLIWCRETDVAEAINTTHENTIFLPGVALKPALKATSELADLAGMDAVFAVAPAQHTRATLKALKGTLKPGTPVVLCSKGIELATGEFMTEVLKSELPEAVPAVMSGPSFAIDVAQGLPTAVTFAIEDEKLGAELIAAISTPTFRPYLGHDLLGAEVGGAVKNVLAIACGIALGKGLGRSAHAALIARGSAEMTRLALKLGAERETLAGLSGLGDLVLTCSSETSRNMSCGMALGKGESLESIMGARNAVTEGVATAPVLRKLAAEHGVEMPICDAVAAVIEGEISVDEAIVRLLMRPNRAEAVTA
- a CDS encoding acetyl-CoA acetyltransferase; translation: MAKGDLPVLVGVGQSLSQWDGSAGAAGAPSPLSLMADASKAALADTGAAGIASAIDTLAVVRIFEDSVRGAPHPHGHNTNLPGTLARDIGAAPANLIYETVGGQSPQALVNEMAAKVFEGEIECALISGSEANRASKGARRHGVDINWADSADAEYEDRGTGPMMLSREEIKHGIVAPAYFYAMFENAIAAREGRSRSEHRKAMAELFQPFTAVAAKNPWSQFPVEHLVEFLSTPSKANYEYADPFLKWFIAQDAVNQGAAAIVMSSSKADELGIAEDKRVYLHGAGEGSDDFISVRPRLDGSFAMDAAISRALEQSGKTSADMAHFDLYSCFPCAVFSSTQALGVDWKTDKRPLTLTGGLPFFGGPGNNYSLHGIAEMVAKLRGDAGAFGLVLANGGWMTKEAVGVYSTAKPAEFTPVARYARPAEEIDVCSEDCAAKLETFTVTHGKEGPNKGIIFARLPDGRRALANASPAALAVLREDASPVGRDVKITVEGETGTFDFA
- a CDS encoding NAD(P)/FAD-dependent oxidoreductase, whose product is MPEAKGAGAGKIPAKTTKYDAVIVGAGFGGMYMLHRLRGMGLNAHVFEAGSGVGGTWFWNRYPGARVDIESQEYSFSFSRELEEEWKWSERYAPQGELLDYANHIADRFDLRRDISLNTRVESARYDDQAGLWRIMTDHGDTIESRYCVMATGCLSSAKTPDIPGAGNFKGLTLSTATWPEDVDLSGKRVGIIGTGSSGIQTITTIAPQVGELFVFQRTPNYSVPAHNGPLDPAVREDWLANREDYRQQQRESGIGIVTLEPTEDLAVEQTEEDRLREFERRWAKGGFCVGAPYADTGVDPAANKFLADFVSGKVREIVKDPETADLLIPKTYPFGTKRLVVDTGYFEVYNQDNVHLIDLNKSPIETITETGLRTSERDFEFDVLIYAIGFDAMTGSLERIDIRGRDGLKLKDKWAAGPLTYLGLSVSGFPNMFMITGPGSPSVLSNMIVSIEQHVDWIADCIHDLGDRQLTVVEATPEAEAEWVAHVNEVASETLYLQANSWYLGANVPGKPRVFMPYVGGVGVYREVCDDVAANDYKGFTLSRAPAEAS
- a CDS encoding sugar phosphate nucleotidyltransferase — its product is MRIYPVIMCGGAGTRLWPVSVQAHPKQFHRLVTDKTVFQDTVLRLKGEDFAPPVVISNQRYAGLVREQLADIGVEAGAVILEPMARNTAAVAAVAARHIAEQDPDGLALLLPSDHFIGQPDVFVAAVTEAARMAKSGYITTFGIKPDRPETGFGYIQRGETIGGSLYTVTEFKEKPNAETAMKYIADPAFSWNAGIFLFPASLMIDELENHAPDILDAASAALEAASRPEGNILLDPECFMAVRSTSVDYAVMEQTSKAAIYAPLDCQWNDIGTWGMIGAIRKQDNTNPPVSIDAEGCTVLSDPDHMVALVGVKDLCVVVEGGRILVASKDRTQDVGKVVSSLRETGRDDLL